The Clostridium sporogenes genome contains a region encoding:
- a CDS encoding EFR1 family ferrodoxin (N-terminal region resembles flavodoxins. C-terminal ferrodoxin region binds two 4Fe-4S clusters.): MMNKRINTMYFSATDTTKEVVYGIAEKLSEDFRIKEKINSIDFTLPKVREKVVTFSKEDIVVVGVPVYAGRVPNVLLKYLKTIIGNDASAIAVVVYGNRNYDDALIELKDILELDGFKIVAGAAFIGEHSFSNTLAQNRPDDKDMDVVKLFGEKIYKKIINNKLIKTVSVKGNTPYRKYYMPKYENGEPIDIRKVKPKTNNNCINCKICVKLCPMGSIEFEDVTKLNGICIKCGACIKKCPVGAKYFDDIGYLKHKEELENNFKYRREPELFI; encoded by the coding sequence TTGATGAATAAGAGAATAAATACAATGTACTTTAGTGCTACGGATACAACTAAAGAAGTAGTATATGGCATAGCAGAAAAACTTTCAGAAGATTTTAGGATAAAAGAAAAGATAAATAGTATTGATTTTACATTACCAAAGGTAAGAGAAAAAGTTGTGACTTTTTCAAAAGAGGATATTGTTGTAGTAGGAGTTCCTGTTTATGCAGGTAGAGTTCCTAATGTGCTTTTAAAGTACTTAAAAACTATTATTGGTAATGATGCATCGGCAATAGCAGTAGTGGTTTATGGAAATAGAAATTATGATGATGCATTAATAGAACTGAAGGACATATTAGAATTAGATGGTTTTAAAATTGTTGCAGGTGCAGCATTTATAGGTGAGCATTCTTTTTCTAATACTCTTGCCCAAAATAGACCAGATGACAAAGATATGGATGTAGTTAAGCTTTTTGGTGAAAAAATATATAAAAAGATTATAAATAACAAGTTAATAAAAACAGTATCTGTAAAGGGAAATACACCTTATAGAAAATATTATATGCCAAAGTATGAAAATGGAGAGCCTATTGATATAAGAAAAGTTAAGCCAAAAACAAATAATAATTGTATAAATTGCAAGATTTGTGTGAAGCTTTGCCCTATGGGATCTATTGAATTTGAAGATGTAACTAAACTAAATGGAATTTGCATAAAATGTGGTGCCTGTATTAAAAAATGCCCTGTAGGAGCAAAATATTTCGATGATATTGGATATCTAAAACATAAGGAAGAATTAGAAAATAATTTTAAATATAGAAGAGAACCTGAATTATTTATTTAA
- a CDS encoding 2-hydroxyacyl-CoA dehydratase subunit D — MDLIKHYGSIIKKNIDTPSRTRALLKTGYTLNYKFMDKFPNHQFPSSLQYLEKICMKFILEPLKHPERSAMVNLFAPCEFLHALDIYPMFVEGISSYLSGTKCEDGFIDYAEKMNIPETLCSYHKTFIGAVESKLLPKPRFAVTTTMACDANINTFRHISNCLDIELYIIDIPYEYSKDGEEYVASQLYEMVEMIQDIMNVKLDENKLKRVLHNENLSRTYQLKYMKELSCRYFPNTLTLEMYKLFTSHVAMGRIETLQFYKKIYEDILTYDKGECKKFLWVHLLPFYQETLKKYFNNNKEMQLLGCDLSFDYLAELDIKNPYNAIAKKLILNHFNGPQLRRAESILNAAKALNADAVINFCHWGCKQSNGGTMLLKKVMKKNNIPYLSIDGDGVDRRNSQDGQLRTRLEAFFEILENNKGGI, encoded by the coding sequence ATGGATTTAATTAAGCACTATGGTTCAATTATAAAAAAGAACATAGACACTCCATCACGTACCCGTGCTCTTTTAAAAACAGGATATACTCTTAATTACAAATTTATGGACAAGTTTCCTAACCATCAATTCCCTTCATCCCTACAATATCTTGAAAAAATATGCATGAAATTTATATTAGAACCTCTTAAACATCCAGAACGGTCTGCAATGGTAAATTTGTTTGCTCCTTGTGAATTTTTGCATGCTCTAGATATTTATCCTATGTTTGTTGAAGGGATTTCTTCTTATTTATCGGGAACAAAATGTGAAGATGGCTTTATAGATTACGCAGAAAAAATGAATATTCCAGAAACTCTTTGTAGTTATCACAAAACCTTTATAGGAGCTGTTGAATCAAAGCTACTTCCAAAACCACGGTTTGCAGTTACAACTACTATGGCCTGTGATGCTAATATAAATACCTTTAGACATATTTCAAATTGTCTTGATATTGAATTGTACATCATTGACATTCCTTATGAATACTCAAAGGATGGAGAGGAATATGTAGCCTCTCAATTATATGAAATGGTGGAAATGATTCAGGATATAATGAATGTTAAATTAGATGAAAATAAATTAAAAAGAGTACTTCATAATGAAAATCTTTCGAGAACATATCAGTTGAAATATATGAAAGAGCTTTCTTGTAGATACTTTCCAAACACATTAACCCTTGAAATGTATAAGCTTTTTACTTCCCACGTAGCTATGGGTAGAATAGAAACTTTACAATTTTATAAAAAAATCTATGAAGATATTCTTACTTATGATAAAGGTGAATGCAAAAAATTCTTGTGGGTTCATTTACTGCCTTTTTATCAAGAAACTCTAAAAAAATACTTTAACAATAATAAAGAAATGCAATTATTAGGCTGCGATTTATCCTTTGATTATTTAGCGGAGTTGGATATAAAAAATCCTTATAATGCAATAGCAAAAAAGCTCATACTAAATCATTTTAATGGACCTCAGTTAAGGAGGGCTGAAAGTATATTGAATGCGGCAAAAGCTCTTAATGCAGATGCAGTAATAAATTTTTGTCACTGGGGTTGTAAGCAATCCAATGGAGGAACCATGCTACTTAAAAAAGTTATGAAGAAAAATAATATTCCTTATCTATCTATAGATGGAGATGGGGTTGATAGGCGAAATTCTCAGGATGGTCAGCTTCGTACCAGATTGGAAGCATTTTTTGAAATTTTAGAAAACAATAAAGGAGGTATTTAA
- a CDS encoding acyl-CoA dehydratase activase, translated as MIAYTCKYTPLSILEAFDEVPIKINPITYTFDRADVLMHPNMCTYCKSLLENLIDYNSDQLLLMNCCDSMRRLYDVLKSQSKMKYVYMMDLPHKNNCCSRILLKESFMKFINSYEKFSGKNFNVEKFKLSIQNHIVTDNTCENNFNSRIALFGGRCDESLVTMIENCTESSVLNLTCTGENFIWDKVPDLSSIDDLILWYAGAILSQTPCMRMSDISCRKKLILSNNISGIIYNTVKFCDYYSFEYASIKKKLDIPILKIETDYTNQSRGQLTTRIEAFIERLSKGKTKTSCEIFSRLENTCYVAGIDSGSTSTNVVILDKNKNTISYSIVSTGAKSIHGAKAALEVALEKAHISKDDIKYIVSTGYGRINIPFANENITEITCHGIAAHHLNPNIRTVMDIGGQDSKVIRLDEDGNIKDFAMNDKCAAGTGRFLDMMARTLQISIDEMSKEGLNWKEELKITNMCTVFAESEVVSLIAENKEKCDIIHGLNDSIASKMLSLLNRVGKDGSYMMTGGVAKNLGVVKALETKLNSKIFICEEPQICGSLGAALIALKKYEEAFSK; from the coding sequence ATGATTGCATATACTTGTAAATATACCCCCCTTTCCATACTTGAAGCTTTTGATGAGGTTCCCATAAAAATAAATCCTATAACATATACCTTTGATAGAGCTGATGTACTTATGCACCCAAATATGTGTACATATTGTAAGTCCTTACTTGAAAACCTTATTGATTATAATAGTGATCAGTTACTATTAATGAACTGCTGTGACAGCATGAGAAGATTATATGATGTTTTAAAATCCCAATCAAAGATGAAATATGTATATATGATGGACTTACCTCACAAAAACAACTGTTGTTCACGTATTTTGCTTAAAGAATCCTTTATGAAATTCATAAATAGTTATGAAAAGTTTAGTGGAAAAAACTTTAATGTTGAAAAGTTTAAACTATCTATTCAAAATCATATTGTTACTGATAATACCTGTGAAAATAATTTTAATAGCAGGATTGCTCTTTTCGGTGGTAGATGTGATGAATCCCTTGTAACCATGATAGAAAATTGTACTGAATCATCAGTATTAAACCTTACCTGTACAGGGGAAAATTTCATATGGGACAAAGTACCTGATTTATCTTCTATAGATGATCTTATTTTATGGTATGCTGGAGCTATTTTATCTCAAACTCCTTGCATGAGAATGTCTGATATTTCCTGCAGAAAAAAACTTATTCTTTCTAATAATATATCAGGAATTATCTACAACACAGTAAAATTCTGCGATTATTATTCCTTTGAATATGCATCAATTAAAAAGAAACTTGATATTCCCATATTAAAGATTGAAACTGATTATACTAATCAAAGCAGGGGACAACTTACTACCAGAATAGAAGCCTTCATTGAAAGGTTGTCTAAAGGAAAAACAAAAACAAGCTGTGAAATCTTCTCCCGCTTAGAGAATACCTGCTATGTAGCAGGTATTGATAGTGGATCAACTTCTACAAATGTAGTGATTTTAGATAAGAATAAAAATACAATCAGCTACTCCATAGTAAGCACTGGTGCTAAAAGTATTCATGGTGCAAAGGCTGCACTGGAGGTTGCCTTAGAAAAGGCTCATATTTCAAAGGATGACATTAAATATATTGTTTCCACTGGCTATGGTAGAATAAATATTCCTTTTGCTAATGAAAATATTACTGAAATAACCTGTCACGGCATTGCAGCTCATCATTTAAATCCTAACATTAGAACAGTTATGGATATTGGTGGCCAGGACAGTAAAGTAATAAGATTAGACGAAGATGGGAATATTAAAGATTTTGCAATGAACGACAAATGCGCTGCAGGTACAGGCCGATTTCTTGACATGATGGCTAGAACTCTCCAAATAAGCATTGATGAAATGAGTAAGGAAGGACTTAATTGGAAGGAAGAACTTAAAATAACCAATATGTGTACCGTGTTTGCAGAATCTGAAGTGGTATCCCTTATAGCTGAAAACAAGGAAAAGTGTGATATAATTCATGGACTTAATGATTCCATAGCTTCAAAAATGCTATCATTATTAAATAGAGTAGGAAAAGATGGCTCTTATATGATGACTGGAGGTGTAGCAAAAAATCTAGGAGTAGTAAAAGCCTTAGAGACAAAACTAAATAGCAAAATCTTTATATGTGAAGAACCCCAAATATGTGGATCTCTTGGAGCTGCCTTAATAGCCCTTAAAAAGTATGAAGAGGCTTTCTCAAAATAA